The Rhinolophus ferrumequinum isolate MPI-CBG mRhiFer1 chromosome 6, mRhiFer1_v1.p, whole genome shotgun sequence genome has a window encoding:
- the DLST gene encoding dihydrolipoyllysine-residue succinyltransferase component of 2-oxoglutarate dehydrogenase complex, mitochondrial: MLSRSRCVSRAFSRSLSAFQKGNCPLGRRSLPGVSLCQGQGYPDSRKIVINNSSVFNVRFFRTTAVCKDDVITVKTPAFAESVTEGDVRWEKAVGDTVAEDEVVCEIETDKTSVQVPSPANGVIEALLVPDGGKVEGGTPLFTLRKTGAAPAKAKPAEAPAAAAPKAEPTAVPPPPAASIPTQMPPVPSPSQPPVSKPVSAVKPTAARPSAEPGVGKGLRSEHREKMNRMRQRIAQRLKEAQNTCAMLTTFNEVDMSNIQEMRARHKDAFLKKHNLKLGFMSAFVKASAFALQEQPIVNAVIDDATKEVVYRDYIDISVAVATPRGLVVPVIRNVETMNYADIEQTISELGEKARKNELAIEDMDGGTFTISNGGVFGSLFGTPIINPPQSAILGMHAIFDRPVAIGGKVEVRPMMFVALTYDHRLIDGREAVTFLRKIKAAVEDPRVLLLDL, from the exons ATGCTGTCCCGGTCGCGTTGCGTGTCCCGGGCATTCAGCCGCTCGCTCTCGGCCTTTCAGAAG GGGAACTGCCCTCTAGGGAGACGTTCCCTGCCTG GGGTCTCCTTATGTCAGGGACAAGGTTACCCTGACAGCAGGAAGATTGT CATTAACAACAGTAGTGTCTTCAACGTTCGCTTCTTCAGAACTACGGCTGTGTGCA AGGATGATGTGATTACAGTCAAAACCCCAGCATTTGCAGAATCTGTCACAGAGGGGGATGTCAGGTGGGAGAAAG CTGTTGGAGATACAGTTGCAGAAGATGAAGTGGTTTGTGAGATTGAAACCGATAAG acaTCAGTGCAGGTCCCATCACCAGCAAATGGCGTGATTGAAGCTCTTTTGGTACCCGATGGCGGAAAAGTAGAAGGAGGCACTCCTCTTTTCACACTCAGGAAAACTGGCG cTGCTCCTGCAAAGGCCAAACCAGCCGAAGCCCCTGCTGCCGCAGCCCCAAAAGCAGAACCTACAGCAGTTCCTCCTCCCCCTGCAGCATCTATACCCACTCAGATGCCACCAGTGCCCTCGCCCTCACAACCTCCTGTTAGCAAACCGG TGTCTGCAGTAAAACCCACTGCTGCTCGTCCATCAGCTGAGCCAGGAGTTGGCAAAGGTCTACGTTCAGAACATCGG GAGAAAATGAACAGGATGCGACAGCGCATCGCTCAGCGTCTGAAGGAGGCCCAGAACACATGTGCAATGCTGACGACTTTCAATGAGGTTGACATGAG TAACATCCAGGAGATGAGGGCCCGACACAAAGATGCTTTCCTGAAGAAACATAACCTCAAACTAGGCTTCATGTCGGCGTTTGTGAAAGCCTCCGCCTTTGCCTTGCAGGAGCAGCCTATTGTAAATGCAG TGATTGACGATGCAACCAAAGAGGTGGTGTATAGGGATTATATTGACATCAGTGTTGCGGTGGCCACCCCACGG GGTTTGGTGGTTCCCGTCATCAGGAACGTGGAGACCATGAATTATGCAGACATTGAGCAAACCATCAGTGAACTGGGAGAGAAG GCCCGAAAGAATGAACTCGCCATTGAAGATATGGATGGTGGTACTTTCACCATTAGCAACGGAGGTGTTTTCGGCTCCCTCTTTGGAACACCCATTATCAACCCCCCTCAGTCTGCCATCCTAGGCATGCACGCCATCTTTGATAGGCCAGTGGCTATTGGAGGCAAG GTGGAGGTGAGGCCCATGATGTTCGTGGCACTGACCTATGACCACCGGCTGATCGACGGCAGAGAGGCCGTGACTTTTCTCCGCAAAATCAAGGCAGCGGTAGAGGATCCCAGAGTTCTCCTACTGGACCTTTAG